From one Rubrobacter xylanophilus genomic stretch:
- the ispG gene encoding flavodoxin-dependent (E)-4-hydroxy-3-methylbut-2-enyl-diphosphate synthase — protein sequence MTETAVKERPVTSRQIMVGDVPVGGGAPIVVQTMTNTPTHDVEATVQQIYDLSAAGAELVRVSVNGSKALKGFREIVPRSPVPLIADIHFDYRMALGAADAGAACVRINPGNIGSDDRFRKVIEKCQEKGIAMRIGVNSGSVEKRFWHLPKAEALVASALHKVQIAEEMGFYNFKVSLKASHVPVMVEANKKFREHSDAPLHLGVTEAGTKLPGAIKSAAALGQLLPYGIGDTIRISLAEDPLEELPVAYQILSALELRHRGPNVIACPSCARTLGFDVIGMAAKVEERLRSYEDHFTVAVMGCVVNGPGEARDADYGVAGGKDDGVIFAKGRPLRKVHRDEIFDALFEEIEKDGRK from the coding sequence ATGACCGAGACAGCGGTAAAAGAGCGACCGGTCACCAGCCGGCAGATCATGGTGGGCGACGTGCCCGTAGGTGGCGGGGCGCCCATAGTGGTCCAGACGATGACCAACACCCCGACGCACGACGTCGAGGCGACGGTGCAGCAGATCTACGACCTCAGCGCCGCCGGGGCCGAGCTGGTCAGGGTCTCCGTGAACGGTTCGAAGGCGCTCAAGGGCTTCCGGGAGATCGTGCCGCGTTCGCCGGTGCCCTTGATCGCGGACATCCACTTCGACTACCGGATGGCGCTCGGGGCGGCGGATGCCGGGGCGGCCTGCGTCCGGATAAACCCCGGAAACATCGGCAGCGACGACCGCTTCCGGAAGGTCATCGAGAAGTGCCAGGAGAAGGGCATCGCCATGCGCATCGGGGTCAACTCCGGTTCCGTGGAGAAGCGGTTCTGGCACCTGCCGAAGGCCGAGGCGTTGGTGGCCAGTGCGCTGCACAAGGTACAGATCGCCGAGGAGATGGGCTTCTACAACTTCAAGGTCTCTCTGAAGGCGAGCCACGTGCCCGTCATGGTGGAGGCCAACAAGAAGTTCCGGGAGCACTCCGATGCGCCGCTGCACCTCGGGGTCACCGAGGCCGGGACCAAGCTGCCGGGGGCGATCAAGAGCGCCGCGGCGCTGGGGCAGCTTCTGCCGTACGGCATCGGGGACACCATCAGGATCTCGCTGGCCGAGGATCCGCTGGAGGAGCTCCCCGTCGCCTACCAGATACTTTCGGCCCTGGAGCTCCGGCACCGCGGCCCCAACGTCATCGCCTGCCCGAGCTGCGCCCGCACGCTGGGCTTCGACGTGATCGGGATGGCCGCAAAGGTGGAGGAGCGGCTCAGGAGCTACGAGGATCACTTCACGGTCGCCGTCATGGGGTGCGTAGTCAACGGCCCCGGGGAGGCCCGCGATGCGGACTACGGGGTGGCCGGCGGCAAGGACGACGGCGTGATCTTCGCGAAGGGCAGGCCCCTGCGCAAGGTGCACCGGGACGAGATCTTCGACGCCCTCTTCGAGGAGATAGAGAAGGACGGCAGGAAGTAG